In a single window of the Shumkonia mesophila genome:
- a CDS encoding FadR/GntR family transcriptional regulator: MAVARLANPVRRSPLHEQVARTLSLRIIRREIEPGTVLPNEDALCQQFDVSRTVIREAIRVIATKGLVQVRPRIGTRVCSPAQWELSDSVLLKWRMESEPDIKLVQDLVELRNMIEPMAAGLAAERASEAEVAVMTEAYSDMEAATTIDEHVVADIRFHLSVIEASGNDLVVSTLRPVIENMLGSSFRRFIRSLEKTKKSLPVHKAVLRAIAEGNSHGAVLAMHKVIGRGAEDIEKEWPAFREMFSATRQ; the protein is encoded by the coding sequence ATGGCAGTCGCGCGTTTGGCGAATCCGGTAAGGCGATCCCCCCTCCACGAGCAGGTCGCACGGACCCTCAGCCTTCGGATCATTCGCCGGGAGATCGAGCCGGGAACGGTTCTTCCCAACGAAGATGCGCTTTGCCAGCAGTTCGATGTCAGCCGCACCGTCATCCGCGAAGCCATCCGCGTCATCGCCACCAAGGGCCTTGTACAGGTGCGGCCGCGGATCGGTACCCGCGTTTGCAGTCCTGCGCAATGGGAGTTGTCCGATTCGGTTCTTCTGAAATGGCGCATGGAATCCGAGCCGGACATCAAGCTTGTTCAAGACCTGGTGGAACTGCGCAACATGATCGAGCCGATGGCTGCCGGGCTGGCAGCCGAGCGGGCGTCAGAAGCCGAGGTTGCCGTCATGACCGAGGCCTATTCGGACATGGAAGCGGCAACCACCATCGACGAACACGTCGTCGCAGACATCCGGTTCCATCTTTCCGTCATCGAGGCCTCGGGCAACGATCTGGTCGTCAGTACCCTTCGGCCGGTGATCGAGAACATGCTGGGATCCAGCTTCCGGCGGTTCATCCGATCATTGGAGAAGACGAAGAAATCGTTGCCCGTCCACAAGGCCGTGTTACGGGCCATTGCGGAAGGGAATTCCCACGGCGCCGTCCTGGCTATGCACAAGGTCATCGGCCGGGGTGCCGAGGATATCGAAAAGGAATGGCCCGCTTTTCGAGAGATGTTTTCCGCCACCCGGCAATGA
- a CDS encoding TrkH family potassium uptake protein — protein sequence MSLQDSSFRIRSVNRLVDGPASTAGAPAVRQRPELAAPCPQPFECAVLFIFGALAVILGLLMVVPAVVEIAADGKDLHAFLWSAALCIFVGMALVLTNRQESIVLNIRQTFLLTALAWFGLSFLAAIPFMFGHLELSLADAYFETVSGLTTTGSTVLAGLDTMPPGILLWRGLLQWIGGLGIIVMGVAVLPFLRVGGMQLFRTESSDRSEKLFGRVDQIAAAMLYVYGGLSVLCATLYWVGGMTVFEAAIHAMTTLSTGGYSTSDQSLAHFPSPVVHWTAVVFMLAGGLPVVPLAHALAGGFRALIGNSQVRAILGFLAVVIATMALWLWVRNDIPLADALRFAAFNVVSVVTTTGYANADYGQWGPLAVGLFFVLIFVGGCTGSTGGGIKIFRFQVIGRIIGGHFRTLVTPHAVSVTLYEGRLLDDGVIRSVMIFTATFIATVTALGLILVALGLDFMTGFSGAATAVANVGPGLGEIIGPAGNFASLPDSAKWALAVGMLLGRLEFFTVLVVLTPRFWRG from the coding sequence ATGAGCCTGCAGGACTCCTCTTTCAGAATACGGAGCGTCAACCGGCTCGTGGACGGCCCCGCCTCGACGGCCGGCGCGCCGGCCGTCCGTCAGCGGCCGGAACTGGCCGCACCCTGTCCCCAGCCTTTCGAGTGCGCGGTTCTGTTCATTTTCGGCGCCCTGGCGGTGATCCTGGGTTTGCTGATGGTGGTCCCGGCGGTTGTCGAGATCGCGGCCGACGGAAAAGATCTCCACGCCTTCCTGTGGTCGGCGGCGCTCTGCATCTTCGTCGGCATGGCCCTGGTGCTGACCAACCGCCAGGAAAGCATCGTCCTCAATATCCGCCAGACCTTCCTGCTGACCGCTCTCGCGTGGTTTGGCCTGTCCTTCCTGGCGGCCATTCCGTTCATGTTCGGCCACCTCGAGTTGTCCCTGGCCGACGCCTATTTCGAAACCGTGTCGGGCTTGACGACGACCGGATCGACGGTGCTGGCCGGCCTCGATACCATGCCCCCCGGCATTCTGCTGTGGCGGGGTTTGCTGCAATGGATCGGCGGCCTCGGTATCATCGTGATGGGCGTGGCGGTGCTGCCGTTCCTTCGCGTCGGCGGCATGCAGTTGTTTCGCACCGAGTCCTCCGACCGCTCGGAAAAACTGTTCGGCCGCGTCGACCAGATCGCCGCGGCGATGCTCTATGTCTATGGCGGCCTGTCAGTGCTTTGTGCGACGCTCTACTGGGTCGGCGGCATGACGGTTTTCGAGGCTGCCATCCACGCCATGACGACGCTGTCGACCGGCGGCTACTCGACGTCGGACCAATCGCTGGCCCATTTCCCAAGCCCGGTCGTGCACTGGACGGCCGTCGTCTTCATGCTGGCGGGCGGCCTGCCCGTCGTGCCTCTCGCCCATGCCCTGGCCGGCGGTTTCAGGGCCCTGATCGGCAACAGCCAAGTCAGGGCGATCCTGGGCTTCCTGGCCGTGGTCATCGCGACGATGGCCCTGTGGCTGTGGGTGCGCAACGACATCCCCCTTGCCGACGCGCTGCGTTTCGCCGCCTTCAACGTCGTTTCCGTCGTCACCACCACCGGCTATGCCAACGCCGATTACGGACAGTGGGGGCCATTGGCCGTAGGATTATTCTTCGTGCTGATCTTCGTAGGCGGCTGTACCGGCTCGACCGGTGGCGGCATCAAGATCTTCCGCTTCCAGGTCATCGGTCGGATCATCGGCGGACACTTCCGGACCCTGGTCACGCCGCACGCAGTGTCGGTGACCCTGTACGAAGGGCGCCTGCTCGACGACGGCGTCATCCGTTCGGTGATGATCTTCACCGCCACCTTCATCGCCACGGTCACGGCCCTGGGGTTGATCCTGGTCGCCCTGGGGCTCGATTTCATGACCGGCTTCAGCGGGGCGGCGACGGCGGTGGCCAATGTCGGCCCCGGCCTTGGTGAGATCATCGGCCCCGCCGGGAACTTCGCGAGCCTTCCGGATTCCGCCAAGTGGGCCCTGGCCGTGGGGATGCTGCTGGGGCGGCTCGAGTTCTTCACCGTTCTGGTGGTCCTCACCCCGCGTTTCTGGCGCGGCTGA
- a CDS encoding thermonuclease family protein: protein MYPKVVGRLDAPAPAVAVIDGDTLEINGGIVRLAYIDAPELGQSCEAGGHLTACGSDAAFVLRKLIGIADAKPDCAPVAGTDAFVCRVGSADPAEVLLASGLATAMADAPAYYRAVERRARDVPLGIWKGPFVAPEEWRTGKRLPGEIDAVRAASAPTDWPRRVAGLAFLPEPISHRDPCVIKGVVSSAADRWYFGPLDPGYATIDVKAGKGRTFCSIDEARSAGWHHGHLALGGRAPFHN from the coding sequence TTGTACCCGAAGGTGGTTGGCCGCCTCGACGCGCCGGCCCCGGCGGTCGCCGTCATCGACGGCGACACCCTGGAAATCAACGGCGGAATCGTCCGCCTGGCCTACATCGACGCCCCGGAACTGGGCCAATCCTGCGAGGCGGGCGGACACCTGACGGCGTGCGGGAGCGATGCGGCGTTCGTGCTCCGCAAACTGATCGGCATCGCCGACGCCAAGCCCGATTGCGCTCCCGTCGCCGGGACGGACGCTTTCGTATGCCGGGTCGGTTCCGCCGATCCCGCCGAGGTCCTGCTGGCCAGCGGCCTGGCGACGGCGATGGCCGATGCGCCCGCCTATTACCGGGCGGTCGAGCGCCGCGCGCGCGACGTCCCGCTGGGCATCTGGAAGGGCCCCTTCGTGGCGCCGGAGGAATGGCGGACCGGCAAGCGGCTGCCGGGCGAAATCGATGCCGTCCGGGCGGCAAGCGCTCCCACGGATTGGCCTCGGCGGGTCGCCGGCCTGGCCTTCCTGCCCGAGCCGATCTCCCATCGCGATCCCTGCGTGATCAAGGGCGTCGTGTCGTCCGCTGCCGATCGCTGGTATTTCGGCCCGCTCGATCCCGGCTACGCGACGATCGACGTCAAGGCCGGGAAGGGACGGACGTTCTGCAGCATCGACGAGGCTCGCAGCGCAGGCTGGCATCACGGTCATCTCGCCCTCGGGGGACGGGCTCCGTTCCACAACTGA
- a CDS encoding sensor histidine kinase KdpD, translated as MTDRIYPADRAPHPAESGGAGLPPPRRGRMKVFLGSAPGVGKTHAMLQSAIRKRREGIDVAILFVETHGRPETERMVAQFETLSHDQAGGERAVPGVDLADVLARRPQAVLVDDLATRVIFDGKTVRRHALVAPLLEAGIDVDATLDVQNLESINESMARLSGVRLRDTVPDDVVAMADEFEVIDQPPEVLIRRLRDGLIHVDDVLSRSMRRFFSRRNLTALSDMARRVAADRMDALVSGDDDAPSTTHDHLLVCINDSPVWRRVLRTARRLADTQHVRWTIVYAQTPRYQQLDEAARDRLAHAMRLGERWGAEIVTLTAQGDVADEILEFAERRKATRILVGRSRSRHLSRFFGHTVDSKLLRKAKNIEVTVVIPEEGDEAPRWRLPLRERPRGIFRAGLLATAAVAGALAVAQVLSVFMPLHNVLLIFLAGVVLVAIRVGLWPSIYASLLSFMVYNFFFTEPNYSLSVTHEEDIITIFFFLVMATLTGNLAARVRLQVEEIRHSAKRIENLYDFSRRVAGSVSLDDTLWAVVTHVAGALRCRALVLMPDADDTLDIVSGFPPEDHLDAEDRTAAQRAWTQGRAAGWAEPDSEAGAWLFIPMRTASGLIGLLGVSFEDQRTQLSPEHRRLLDAVVDQAAVAVERTKLTVDIEEARILSETEQLRSALLSSVSHDLRTPLVSILGSATSLANLGDAIPPQDRSELAQTILEESERLNRFVQNLLDMTRLGYGALEPKRDWIDLRDVIGGAVRDMRRSLEDLKVELRFAADLPLMYVDPVLIGQVVMNLLDNAAKHAPLNSVVTVSAARRGEDIAISVTDSGPGIPPGDRGAVFDMFYRVAVRDSDARGTGLGLAICKGLVEAHGGEIAARAGPDGIGTEMTFTLPLREVPPILDAQDVEA; from the coding sequence ATGACCGACAGAATTTATCCCGCCGACCGCGCCCCGCACCCTGCCGAATCCGGCGGGGCCGGCCTGCCGCCGCCGCGGCGCGGCCGCATGAAGGTTTTCCTGGGGTCTGCCCCCGGCGTCGGCAAGACCCATGCGATGCTGCAATCGGCGATCCGCAAGCGTCGCGAGGGCATCGACGTGGCGATTCTTTTCGTCGAAACGCACGGGCGCCCCGAAACCGAGCGGATGGTCGCCCAGTTCGAGACTCTTTCGCACGACCAAGCGGGGGGCGAACGCGCCGTGCCTGGCGTCGATCTGGCCGACGTTCTGGCGCGCCGTCCGCAGGCGGTCCTGGTCGACGATCTCGCGACCCGCGTTATCTTCGACGGCAAGACGGTCCGCCGCCATGCCCTGGTCGCGCCGCTTCTGGAAGCGGGAATCGACGTCGACGCCACGCTCGACGTCCAAAACCTCGAAAGCATCAACGAGAGCATGGCGCGTCTGTCGGGCGTCCGCCTTCGCGACACCGTCCCCGACGACGTCGTCGCCATGGCCGATGAGTTCGAGGTCATCGATCAGCCTCCCGAAGTGCTGATCCGACGCCTCCGCGATGGCCTGATTCACGTCGACGACGTCCTCAGCCGCTCGATGCGGCGCTTCTTCAGCCGCCGCAACCTTACCGCGCTCAGCGACATGGCAAGGCGGGTCGCCGCCGACCGCATGGATGCCCTGGTCTCCGGCGACGACGATGCGCCGTCGACGACGCATGACCACCTGCTGGTCTGCATCAACGACTCGCCGGTCTGGCGGCGGGTGCTGAGGACGGCCCGCCGGCTGGCCGACACCCAGCATGTGCGGTGGACCATCGTCTATGCGCAGACGCCCCGCTACCAGCAACTGGACGAGGCGGCCCGCGACCGCCTGGCCCATGCCATGCGCCTGGGCGAACGCTGGGGGGCCGAGATCGTCACCCTGACCGCGCAGGGCGATGTCGCCGACGAGATCCTCGAATTCGCCGAGCGCCGCAAGGCGACCCGCATTCTGGTCGGCCGCTCGCGATCGCGCCATCTGTCCCGGTTTTTCGGGCATACCGTCGACAGCAAGCTGCTGCGCAAGGCCAAGAACATCGAGGTCACCGTCGTCATTCCCGAGGAGGGCGACGAGGCGCCGCGATGGAGGCTGCCCTTGCGGGAAAGGCCGCGCGGGATTTTTCGCGCCGGGCTGCTGGCGACGGCGGCGGTGGCCGGAGCCCTGGCGGTGGCCCAGGTTCTGTCCGTCTTCATGCCACTGCACAACGTGTTGCTGATCTTCCTGGCCGGCGTCGTGCTGGTGGCGATCCGTGTCGGGCTGTGGCCGTCGATCTACGCCAGCCTGCTCAGCTTCATGGTCTACAACTTCTTTTTCACCGAACCCAACTACTCGCTCTCGGTCACCCATGAGGAAGACATCATCACCATTTTCTTCTTCCTGGTGATGGCGACGCTGACCGGCAACCTGGCCGCCCGGGTCCGCCTTCAGGTCGAGGAGATCCGCCACTCGGCCAAACGCATCGAAAACCTCTACGACTTCAGCCGGCGGGTCGCCGGCTCGGTGTCCCTCGACGATACGCTGTGGGCGGTGGTCACCCACGTTGCCGGGGCGTTGCGCTGCCGTGCTCTGGTCCTGATGCCCGACGCCGACGACACGCTCGATATCGTCTCCGGCTTTCCGCCCGAGGATCATCTCGATGCCGAGGACCGGACCGCCGCCCAGCGCGCCTGGACACAGGGGCGCGCCGCGGGATGGGCCGAGCCCGACAGCGAGGCCGGCGCCTGGCTGTTCATTCCGATGCGCACCGCCTCGGGCCTCATCGGGCTTTTGGGCGTCTCCTTCGAAGACCAGCGCACGCAACTGTCGCCGGAGCATCGGCGGCTGCTCGATGCCGTCGTCGATCAGGCCGCCGTCGCCGTCGAGCGCACCAAGCTGACGGTGGACATCGAGGAGGCTCGCATCTTAAGTGAAACCGAACAGCTGCGATCCGCCCTGCTGTCCTCCGTCTCCCACGACCTGCGCACGCCGCTGGTCTCCATCCTGGGATCGGCCACCAGCTTGGCCAACCTGGGGGATGCCATTCCGCCCCAGGACCGCAGCGAACTGGCCCAAACCATCCTCGAGGAGAGCGAGCGGTTGAACCGCTTCGTGCAGAATCTCCTCGACATGACCCGCCTGGGCTATGGCGCGCTGGAGCCGAAACGCGACTGGATCGACCTGCGCGATGTCATCGGGGGCGCCGTCCGCGACATGCGCCGCTCGCTCGAAGATCTCAAGGTCGAACTTCGATTCGCCGCCGACCTGCCGCTCATGTATGTCGATCCCGTCCTGATCGGCCAGGTGGTCATGAACCTTCTCGACAACGCCGCCAAGCACGCGCCGCTGAACAGCGTCGTTACCGTCAGCGCCGCCCGCCGCGGCGAAGACATCGCAATCAGCGTCACCGATAGCGGCCCCGGCATTCCGCCCGGCGACCGCGGGGCCGTCTTCGACATGTTCTATCGCGTCGCCGTGCGCGACAGCGATGCTCGCGGCACCGGCTTGGGCTTGGCCATTTGCAAGGGGCTGGTGGAGGCCCACGGAGGGGAGATCGCGGCCCGCGCCGGCCCCGATGGAATAGGAACGGAAATGACCTTCACCCTGCCCCTTCGTGAGGTGCCACCGATCCTCGATGCCCAGGATGTGGAGGCCTGA